The Deltaproteobacteria bacterium sequence ACGGACGACACGGTGGACGTCGTGATCGACGACGACGAGTGCGGGCTGTCGTATCGGTTCAAGGCGCGGGTCACGTGGGTTCGTGCCGACGCGGCCACCGACGATTACGTGGTCGGGCTCGCGTTCGTCGGCGCGCCGGTGCTGCTCCGCTACGCGCCGGCGCGCGCGGCGGCGAGCCGCGCGGGCATGGCGGACGCCGCGTAACCCCCGCGGACGGCGGCCGGTGCCGCGCGTTGGCGGCGCGGCCGGTCGCGGTGGTACGGTCGACCCGGATGGTCGCGCCGGCCCGCGTTGCGCTCGCGCTCGGCGCGGCGGCGGTCGCCGCCGCGCTCGCGCCCGCCGCCGCGCGCGCGCAGGCCGGCGACGGCGCGGCCGCGGCGATCGGCGCGGCAGTCGAAGCGAGCATCCGCGAGCGGCCGCTGCTGCACAGCGCGCGGGTGGGCATCGCGGTGGTGGACGTGGCCACCGGGCGCGAGCTGTACGCGCGCGACGGCGACGGCGGCTACAGCGTCGCGTCGAACGCCAAGCTCGCCACCGCCGCGGCCGCGCTCGCGCGCCTCGGCCCGGATTTCCGCTACGAGACGGCCGTGTACGCGGACACGTTCGACGCGGCCAGCGGGACGGTGCGCGGCGACCTGATCGCCGTCGGCCGCGGCGACCCCTCGCTCGACGCCGACGATCTGCGCCGCCTGGCGCGCCAACTGCGCGCGGCGGGCGTGCGCCGCGTCACCGGCGGCCTGGCACTCGACGACAGCTACTTCGACGCGGAGGCGCTGCCGCCGCACTTCGACGAACAGCCCGACGAACACGCCTCGTTCCGCGCGCCGGTGTCGGCGCTCGCGCTGAACTTCAACGCCGTCGCGATCGTCGTGCGGCCCGGCGCGAAGGCCGGCGCGCCCGCCGTCGTGTCGGTCGATCCGCCGAACGACTACGTGCGCGTCGCCGGCGGCGTCGCCACGACCCGGTCCGGGCGCCAGCGCGTGTCGGTGGTCCCAGTCGCCCGCCCCGGCGCGCTCGAAGTCAAGGTCGCCGGCCGCGTGCGCGCCGATTCGGGCGTGCGGCGCTACCGGCTGCGCGTCCCCGATCCGTTCGCGTACTTCGGCGCCGCCCTGCGCCACGCGCTCGCCGCCGAGGGCATCCAGCTGCGCCGCCGCACGGTCGTCCGCGCCACGCCCTCGCCGCAAGCCCTGCGCCTCGCGGCGGTCGCCAGCCCGCCGTTGGCCGTGCTCGTCCGCGGCATGGGCAAGTACTCCAACAACTTCGTCGCCGAGATGGTGTTCAAGACCCTCGGCGCCGAGTCGCGCGCCGAGCCGGGCCCCGCCACCTGGCGCGACGCGCAGCGCGCCGTCCGCGACTTCCTCGTGGCCGACATCGGCCTGGCCGACGGCAGCTTCCGCCTCGAAAACGGCTCGGGCCTGTTCGACGCCACCGACATGACGCCGCGCCAGCTCGCGCGGCTGTTGCGCGCGGCCTACCGCGACTTCCGCTACGGACCGGACTTCGTCGCCGCGCTCGCGTTCGGCGGCGCCGACGGCACGCTGTCCGAGCGGTTCGTCGACGGCCCCGCCGACCGCCAGGTGCGCGCCAAGACCGGCACGCTCGACGGCGTGTCGGCGCTCAGCGGCTACGTCGCGGTCGACGGCGCGCGCCCGCTCGCGTTTTCGATCCTCGTCAACGACGTGCCGGACGCGCGCGGCGCGCTGCGCGATGCGCGCGGGCTGCAAGACGACATCGTCGAGGCGTTGATCGCGTGGTTGCGCGAGCCGCCGTGATCGCGCGACCCGCCGCGGACGCGCGAGCCGACGCGGACGCGCGAGCCGCCATCCGACCGCGGCTGCGACGACCGTGCGGGCGACGAGCCGAGCGCGCCGCCGCGCAACCGACCGCACCGTTGCACGCACAACCGATCGAAGAAACGCGTTATGCCGCGACGACGCGCAAGTCGATCACGATCGTGTCGATGCCCACCGCCTCGAGCGGCTCGACCACGGTCGCCGCGACGCCCGGGCCGTCCACCCGGACGACCACGTCCGCCTCGCGCTCGGCGAGGCCGCGATCGCAGGCGCGGCACGGGCGGCCGGCGACGTGACCGTCGCCGTGACACACCGGACAGGGCGGGAACACGGGCAACCCGAGCGCCAGGGTGCGCGGCAGCGCGTCCGGCGCCGCCAGCGTGACGCGCAGGCGCTCGCGGCGGCCCGACTTGGGCCGACCGCCCGGTGTGAAGCTGCGCAGGATCCACGCGCGAACTTCGGCGCGCGACGGCCGCGCGCCCTCGGCGTCGCGCCACAGCGCGACGCGCTCGTCGATTGCCGCCGCGGGTGCCGCCGCGCGCGGCGCCGGCGGCGCCCCGCACAGCGCGGCGTACGCGCGCTCGATGGTCGCGAGATAGCGCGGTCCCCCGCGCGGCGCACGGCCCACGCGGCAGTGGTTGACCAGGTCGCGGCGCGCGGCGGCGATTGCGCCCGGCGCGTCGTGAACGTCCACCCCCAAGGTCTCTCGAACGGTCGCCATCATCCCCTCCCGGGCCGGCCGGCCCTCGCCGTAGGCTACCCCTCCATGGTAGCGGCGACGCGCGCAAACGGGGCGGCCGCCGAACGAGCGCGGGTCGATTGCTAGCAGCCGCGCCCGGCGAGTGCCGACGGGCCGTGCGCGCCCGCGCCGCGCGCTGCCCCGGTCACGGCGCGCCCGGCGACGCGAGCCAGTCGCGCAGCCGGCGCAAGCACAACTCCGTCTTGGCGTCCTCGATGTCGCCGGCCACGCACGCCGCGATCGCGTCGTCGAGATCGAGCCACTCGGTCGTCGCGCCCTCCTCCATCGGCGAGCCGTCCCCCTC is a genomic window containing:
- the dacB gene encoding D-alanyl-D-alanine carboxypeptidase/D-alanyl-D-alanine-endopeptidase — encoded protein: MVAPARVALALGAAAVAAALAPAAARAQAGDGAAAAIGAAVEASIRERPLLHSARVGIAVVDVATGRELYARDGDGGYSVASNAKLATAAAALARLGPDFRYETAVYADTFDAASGTVRGDLIAVGRGDPSLDADDLRRLARQLRAAGVRRVTGGLALDDSYFDAEALPPHFDEQPDEHASFRAPVSALALNFNAVAIVVRPGAKAGAPAVVSVDPPNDYVRVAGGVATTRSGRQRVSVVPVARPGALEVKVAGRVRADSGVRRYRLRVPDPFAYFGAALRHALAAEGIQLRRRTVVRATPSPQALRLAAVASPPLAVLVRGMGKYSNNFVAEMVFKTLGAESRAEPGPATWRDAQRAVRDFLVADIGLADGSFRLENGSGLFDATDMTPRQLARLLRAAYRDFRYGPDFVAALAFGGADGTLSERFVDGPADRQVRAKTGTLDGVSALSGYVAVDGARPLAFSILVNDVPDARGALRDARGLQDDIVEALIAWLREPP